The DNA window CCGACCAGCTCACTGGTCCTCCTGGTACGGAAGACCTGGCGGTGTGCCACGTCGTGCGCCAGCAGCGCCACCTGGGCGAACACGACGCCCAGAAGCGCGGCGACGGCGAGCTGCCACCATGACGAGCCGAGCAGCGGAACCACCGCCCAGGCGGCGACGAACATCGCGGCGACGACACTGATCCGTACGGCGTAGTAGGCCGGTAGCCGTTCGAGCAGGCCCGCCTCGGTGATGCGCCGGTTCAGCGCGGCGAAGTCGCTGCCGGCCGTGCGCGGCCGTTCGGGTGCGGACGTCGCGGCGGATGGGGATCGCTGTGGATCGGCGGAAACAGAAACAGGGACGCTCATCGTGCGACTCCCTCGATGTGCTCCCCGGACACGATGCGACGTGTGGGTGAGCGACGGCTGATGACGAAGGCTGCGGGAGTCTGGACAGCCGTTACTTCGAAGATACCCGCGTCACGCGGCGAGCAAACGGTCTGAACGGGCGTAGGGTTCAGTGACACCCGGCCTTCTCGGCGTCTCCCGGAGAGCGCATCGCGCCCGCCCCTTGATGACGCGGATGTCGCCGACAGAGAGGCACCATCATGGATCGGCACGCCGACGCCGCACGACTGCGGCTGGACCCGCATCCCTCCCGGACCACCGTTCTCGACGGGGCGTGGTGGCCTCACTCGACCGACGCGGCAACCGAACTCCCCGCGCTGGTGAAAGCCCTGTCCGATCTGCGGGGCGAGATCACGCATGTGCTGCTCAACCCCGCCGAATGGGACCTGCCGCATCCTCCGCGGGCGGCTGCGGGCCGCTCGGTGGCACGGCTCGGGTGGTACACCTCCCAGCCGGCCGGGCTGGTCACCGTCATGAGCGACTTCGGGCGTGACCGCTTCGATCTTCTGGTCGTCCCGCCCGGCGCGAGCCAGGGCTCGGCCGACGCCGCCCTGACCGCGGCGGCGGACGGGGGCGACGAACGCCGCGCACCGGAGCTGCTGGCCGGCATCGAGCGCGCCGGCTGATCGACGTCGGCAGTGCGGTCCTGGCCGCGGGACCCGCAGCGCTACGCTTTCGCGGGCGGCGGGGACCGTCAGCGACTGGAGGAGAGCACTGGATGGGAACTCGGAACGAGATCAGCGAGCTCCCTCCCGAAGCCGACTTGGCCCGTGCGGACTCGCTGGCACGGGAGATCTTCTCGGACCTGGCGAACAAATGGGCTTTCCTGATCATCGAGTTCCTCGGTCAGCGCACCCTGCGCTTCAGTGAGCTGCGCAACGAGATCGGGGGCGTCAGCCACAAGATGCTCACCCAGAACCTGCGCATGCTGGAACGCAACGGGTTGGTGCGGCGCATCGTCCACCCCACCGTCCCGCCGCGCGTCGAGTACACCCTGACCGAAGCCGGCGAGGGGCTGCGGCAGGTGGTCGACGGCATGTGCGGCTGGACCCAGCGGTACCTCGGTCACATCGAGGCCTCCCGGAACCGCTTCGGGGACGACGCGGCTATCTCGGCCATCGCCCGCAGCGACGACGTCCCGGGCTTGAAATAGCCGTCGTGGCCTTCGACGTCGGCACAGGGTAGGGGCAGCGCGCCGAACTTCGGGTCGATCGGGAGGCGGCCGTGGCCGAGCCCGGCGATCCGGATGCCCGGGAGGCGGCGGGTCCAGTCGTCGGGTGCGCTGCCGGCCCACACCCGGGCCCCGGTGTGCAGCGCGGCGCGGTCGGCGACGCCCATGCCGGGGCTGCCGATGGCGACGATGTCGGTGACCTGTGGCGGCAGGTTCGCCGCGGCGCGGGCGGCGACGATCGAGCCGTAGCTGTGGCCGATCAGAGTGATCTCCAGGTCGGGGTGCTGCTCGACGAGCCCGGCGACGAAACGTTCCAGGGCCAGGGCGCCGGTTGCCGCCCGGTCCTCGCGGAGGGCGTCACGGCGTACCCCCTCGGGTGGGTCGTAGCCGAGCCAGGCGATGACCGCGACCGGCGCGCCCGGCGTGAGCGCGGACTGCAGCCGGCGTGCCTGCCAGGCCGGCGCACGGGCGACCACGCCGCCGAGGCCGGTGTCGAAATTGGACATGGTGGTGTCCACGCCGGGGATCAGGATCGCCGCCCGGCGGGCCGTCGCGAGGTCGCCCAGCACCTCGACGATCCGGCCGTCGCCGCGTGGGTCGGCGGCGAGGAACCGGCGGCCGGTGGGATCTGGCAGGGGGTCGGCGACGTACCGGAGGGGCGCCGGTTCGGCCGCCACGGTGGGGCCGGCCAGCCACAGCGCCGGCGCGGCGAGCAGGAGCAGCGAGACCATCCACAGTCGATTCATGACCGGGAAGGTAGGAGCGCGGTGGGTGCCGGATCGTCGGCCCGCAGAGCCGCAAGTCCCCTAATACTCAGGTATCAGTGTCTATGCTTCGCTCATGAAACAAGGCGGTGAAAAACGCGTCACGGTCCGGGACGTGGCGGCGCAGACCGGGCTGTCGATCGCCACCGTCTCCCGGGTGCTGAACGGGCGCGCCAACGTCGCTCCGCACACCCGCGACAAGGTGCTCAGCGCGATGGGCGGCCTGGGCCGGCAGGCGCCCCGGCGGCGGGGCGACCGGGCCACCGGGATCTTCGTGCGCTGCCCGTACGTGCTGACCGACTACTTCGGACTGATCGTCTCCGCGGTCGCCGAGGCCCTGGAGCCGCACGGGCTGCAGGTCATCCTCAACGCCGGGGTGTCCGCGCAGCACGAGCGGGTGCTCGGTGACCTGACCGGCCGGCGGGACGTGGCCGGCGCGGTGCTGATCCTGCCGCCGGAGCCGGGCGCCGAGCTGGTCAGGCTGCGTGACAGGGGCTTCCCGTTCGTGGTGGTCGACCCGCGCACCCCGCCGCCGCGTAACATCGCCGCGGTCTCCGCCGCGCACTTCGCCGGTGCCCGGCAGCTCACCGCTCACCTGGTCGAACTCGGTCACCGGCGGATCGGCATCATCGGCGGCCCGCGCGACTGGCTGGCCAGTGAGAACCGGTTCGCCGGCTATCTGTCGCCGCTCGCGGACGCGGGTGTGCTGCAGGATCCCGCGTTGACCAGGTTCGTCGCCGAGCCGACCACCGAGCTGGGGCACCGGGCGGCCGCCGAACTGCTCGATCTGGCGGACCGGCCGACCGCGCTGGTGGCGTTCAACGACAAGATGGCGATCGGGGCGCTGCGTGCGGCAGGGGAGCGGGGTCTACGCGTACCCGATGATCTGTCGGTTGCGGGTTTTGACGACATCGAGTTGGCGGAGGCCTGTCATCCCAGGCTGACGACGGTCCGGCAGCCGCTCGGCGAGATGGGCCGGATGGCGGTGAACCTGCTGCTGCGGATGCTGGGCGGGCATCGCCTGGAAGCCCTGCACGTGGAGCTCGCCACGTCGCTGGTGATCAGAGAATCCACTGACGTGTTACACGGTTCCGGAACCGGAACAGCGCATCCCGGTACCCGGATTCATTGACGCAATTGGATTAACGAAGGTTTCCTTCCTGTTACATGTCGAAGTAGCAGGGAGTCCCCCCATGAGGTCGTTCCTCGCAGCGACGGCCGGTGGTCTGCTGGCCGCCACCGCCCTCGTCGCATCCCCCGCGTCTCCCGCGCTCGCCGCCGGCGAGACCGTCAACGTCTACCTCACCACCACATCGGACAGCGGCGGCCGCACCGTGACCCGCGGCCTCCAGCAGCAGGCCGCGATCAATTTCGGCCCGGCCGGTGGCTCCGCCAACCAGACGATCACCGTGAACGAGGGCGTCACCTACCAGACCTTCGAGGGCGGTGGCGCGTCGATCACCGACACCACCGCGTACCTGATGCGTGGCGGCCCGATCAGCGCGGCCACCCGGGACGCCGTGATGACCAAGCTGTTCAGCCCCACCGAGGGGATCGGTCTCTCGTTCGTCCGCAATCCGATCGGCGCCTCCGACCTGTCCCGGCCCGGCAACGTCTCGCTCGACGACACCTGCTGCGACCTGAACGATTTCGGCGCCAACGGGTACGACACCGACGTCCGGCTGCTCACCCAGCAGGCCCGCCGGCTCAACCCGGCGCTACGGGTCAAGGGCGTCCCGTGGAGCGCGCCCGGCTGGATGAAGGACAACGGCCGGATGGACCAGATGGGCTGGCTGAAGTGGGAGCACTACCCGACGTACGCCCAGTACTTGGTCAAGTACATCCAGAGCTACCAGGCCGCCGGTGTGCCGGTGAACTACATATCGGTGCAGAACGAGCCGAACTGCTGCCAGGCGTCCAACCCGGCGGCGATGAACTACCCGGGTATGAGCTGGAACCCGGCCGGCCTGGTCGAGTTCACCAAGAACTTCGTCTACCCGGCGTTCCGGGCAGCCGGGATCACCACGAAGGTGCTGATCCACGACTGGAACTACGGCGACTACGCGAACTTCGGGGCGGCCATCCTCGCCGACCCGGGCGTACGCAACGATCCGCTCTTCGGGGGCATCGCCTGGCACGGGTACTTCGGTGACCCGGCGGTCGGCTCGCAGGTGCACGACACGTACCCGGCGGTCAGGCAGTTCAGCACCGAGCACTCCGGCGGCACCTGGATCGCCAACCAGCACAACGAGGACCTCGCCGACATCGTCAGCTACGCCCGGAACTGGAGCGGCAGCCTGGTCAAGTGGAGCCTCGCGCTGAACCAGAACATGGGACCGCACAACGGCGGCTGCGGCACCTGCACCGGGCTGATCACCGTGCAGGAGGGCGGCAGCCGGGCCGGTCAGGTCGACTACACCGTCGAGTACTACACGACCGGGCACCTCACGAAGTTCGTGAAGCCGGGCGCGGTCCGGATCGAGTCGAACAACACCGCGGTGCAGAACGTGGCCTGGCGCAACCCGGACGGCTCCAAGGCGCTGATCGCGCACAACGGCGGGACGTCGGCGCAGTCGGTGCGGGTCAACTGGGCGAACCAGTCCTTCGTCTACACGCTTCCGGCCCGGACCACCGCCACGTTCACCTGGGCGGGCGCCGGCGCCACGCAGAACGCGATCACCGGCCTGGCCGGCAAGTGCGTCGACGTCGCCGGCGCGGCGGCCGCCAACGGGACCGCGATCCAGCTCTACACCTGCAACGGAACCGCCGCGCAGCAATGGACGCGCGCGTCCGACGGGACGCTGCGCTCGCTCGGCAAGTGCCTCGACATCAGCGGCCCGAGCAGCTCGGACGGCACACCTGCGCACCTCTGGGACTGCCACAGCGGTTCGTCGCAGCAGTGGGCCTACGACACCGCGACCCAGCGGCTCACCAACGGATATTCCGGCAAATGTCTGGACGTCACAGGTAACAACTCCGCGGACGGGACACGTCTTCAGATCTGGACCTGCGGCGGTGGGGCCAACCAGAAATGGGTGCTCAAGTGAGCGTCAGGCGTTTACTGTGGACCACCTCCGGCTGACTGAGTAGGGGCGGTCAGCCGACCACCTGCCGGAGGCGGGCCAAAAGCTCGCCTTCGGCAGCGTCGGACTCCGGGTCGTTCCAGAATCCCAGGGGTACGGTTCGCAGCTTGCGCCCGAGCGGATCCAGCAGATGACCGCCGAGCTTCATCACCCAGAGCGCCACCGCCCGGTCGGTGATCCGCAGCTCCGGCACCTGCACCGCCAGCCGAGCCTCGAACGCGGCGACCTCCTGCACCGACCGCAGCCAGACCACCAGGATCAGGTTCGCCGAGCCGGAGAGCGTGGCGCAGAACCGGGTCTCCCGCATCCCGCTCAGCTTGCTGACCACCCGCCCGGTGTCGCCGGCCGGGAGCGTGCACCAGATCGACACCGAGATCGGATATCCGGACACATAACGAGCGACTTCGCACCGGTACGCGAGAGAGCGTTCCGCATCGAGCCGGTCCAGCCGCCGGCGAACCGTCGTGGGGCTCAACCCGGTCCGCTCGGCGATCCGCACCGCCGGTTGCCGCGGGTCCTCGCTCAGCACCTGCATGAGGCGCACGTCCTCGTCGCCGAGGACATGACCGGGCCGGACCGCCGTCGGCCGGCCCTCGACGAGTGACTGCCGTGCCCCGTCGCTGAGCCGGTCGAGCCGCCACCGGCTGCCCTCGATGTGCACGGTCAGCGCGATCTGGGTACGCGACGCGGCCACACCGGGAAGCATGCCGAGTCGCAGGCTCAGGTAGCGGCCGAGCTGCACGTGGTCCACGAAGGCGGCCTGGATCAGCAGGTCCCGTGCCCCGGTCACGTGTTCCAGGGTGACGATGTTGACGTCGTCGGCGAGCCCGGCGGCGACCTCGGGCAGCCGCCCGGCCACGCAGTCCACCTCGATCACCGCGAGCACCACGGACTGCAGCGCGAACTGGGCCGGCATGCAACTGATCCAGGCGTGCCCGGACCGGAAGAGCCGGTTCCACCGCCGGGCCGCGGTCGAGGCGTCCACGCCGAGCGCGGCGCCGATCCGCTGCCAGTCCGCGCGGGGCGCCAGTTGCAGGGCGGTCAGGAGTTGATAGTCCAGCTCGTCCAGGGTGAGCGTTTCCGGCGTCTCAGCGGTCATCGACGGCGGATCCCTGCAATTTCCGCGTCGCAGCGTTCATTCTGGTGACCATACCGGCATGTTCACCTCCTCCGACGCGCTTCCCTACGCGGAACGTCTGATCGCGCTCCGCCAGGCGCTGCACCGCGAGCCTGAGCTGGGCCTCGACCTGCCGCTGACCCAGGCGAAGGTCCTTGCCGCCCTGGACGGCCTGCCCCTGGAGATCACCCGGGGCGCCGGCCTCACCTCGGTCACCGCGGTGCTGCGCGGCGGCCGCCCCGGCCCGGCCGTGCTGCTGCGCGGTGACATGGACGCCCTGCCGGTACAGGAGGAGAGCGGGGTCGGGTACGCCTCCGAGATCGCCGGAGTGATGCACGCCTGCGGCCATGACCTGCACACCGCCGGCCTGGTCGGGGCCGCACACCTGCTCGCGTCCCGCCGCGACGAGCTCGACGGTGACGTGGTGTTCATGTTCCAGCCGGGCGAGGAGGGTCAGCGCGGCGCCAAGATCATGATCGAGGAGGGGGTGCTGGACGCCGCCGGATCCCGTGTCGTCGCGGCGTACGCCCTGCACGTGGCGGCCACCGCCCTGCCGCTCGGCGTGTTCGCCACCCGCGCCGGAACCGTGCTGGCGGCCTCCGACTCGGTCACCGTCACGGTCACCGGCAAGGGGGGTCACGGCTCCTCGCCGCACCTGGCCGTCGACCCGGTGCCGGCGCTCTGCGAGATGGTCACCGCGCTGCAGACCATGGTGACCCGCACCGCCGACGCGTGGGACCCTGCGGTGCTCTCGGTCGGCTCGATCCACGCCGGCTCGGCGAACAACGTGATTCCGGAGAGCGGCACGTTCCAGGCGACGGTACGGACGTTCTCGGCCGCCACCCACACCGCGATCCGGGCCGGGTTCGAACGCGTGGTCAGGGGCGTCGCGGACGCGCACGGCGTCCAGGTGGAGATCGACTACGAGGAGAACTACCCGGTCACCGTGAACGACGCGACCGAGGCCGACTTCGTGCACCGCACCGTGCGGGGCACCTTCGGTGCGCAGCGGATCTTCCTGGCGCCGAGGCCGCTCGCGGGTTCCGAGGACTTCTCCTTCGTACTCGACGAGGTGCCGGGGGCGTACCTGATGCTCGGCGCCGTGCCGCCGGGTACCGACCCGGCCTCCGCGCCGATGAACCACGCGCCGCAGGCGGTGTTCGACGACCGGGCCGTGCCGGAGGCAGCCGTGGCCCTCGCCTCGCTCGCCGCCGCCCGCCTGAAGCAAGCCGCCGGCCTGAAGCAAGCCGCCGGCCTGAAGCAGGCCGCCGCCGCGGGTCCGGAGCGGGCGGCCGCCGCGCGCCAGGAGCAGGCCGCCTCGTGACCGCCGTGCTGGACAAGCCGCAGAAGGTCTCCGCGGTCGTCGGCCTGCTGGTCCTCTTCGAGATCACCAGCGGGTTCATCCAGGGCGGGGTGGCACCGCTGCTGCCCGACCTCGGCGCCGAGATGAACATCTCGGACGCGAACCTGAACTGGGTGATCTCCGTCCAGCTGCTCGCCGCCGCGGTCTCGGTGCCGGCGTTCGGGCGGCTCGGCGACCTCTACGGCCACCGCCGCATGCTCCGCGTCGCGCTGGCGTGCGTGGCGGTCGGCAGCGTCCTGGTCGTGATCGCCCCCAACCTGACGGTCCTGCTCGCCGGCCGCGCCCTGCTCGGCCCCCTGGCCGCGCTGCTGCCACTGGAGATCGCCCTGGTCCGCGACCGCCTGCCGGTCGAGCTGGCCCGGCGCGCGATCGCCCGGCTGGTCGGCGCGCTGGCCCTCGGCGGCCTGCTCGGTGGCGTGATCACCGCCGGTCTCCACCAGGTGATCGGAGACGCCCGGCTGACCCTGCTGATCCCCGCGATCCTCGCGGTGATCTGCGTGCCGGTGTCGTTCCTCGCCGTGCCGGAGACCGCCAAGCTGGCCACCGGCAAGCTGGACCTGCCCGGCGTCGCGGTGCTCAGCGCCTCGATGGTGGCGCTGCTCTCCGGCATCTCGCTGCTCAGCTCCGCAGCCGTCACCGGCGCCGCGCTGGCGCTGGCCGGGCTCG is part of the Actinoplanes missouriensis 431 genome and encodes:
- a CDS encoding LacI family DNA-binding transcriptional regulator, producing MKQGGEKRVTVRDVAAQTGLSIATVSRVLNGRANVAPHTRDKVLSAMGGLGRQAPRRRGDRATGIFVRCPYVLTDYFGLIVSAVAEALEPHGLQVILNAGVSAQHERVLGDLTGRRDVAGAVLILPPEPGAELVRLRDRGFPFVVVDPRTPPPRNIAAVSAAHFAGARQLTAHLVELGHRRIGIIGGPRDWLASENRFAGYLSPLADAGVLQDPALTRFVAEPTTELGHRAAAELLDLADRPTALVAFNDKMAIGALRAAGERGLRVPDDLSVAGFDDIELAEACHPRLTTVRQPLGEMGRMAVNLLLRMLGGHRLEALHVELATSLVIRESTDVLHGSGTGTAHPGTRIH
- a CDS encoding MFS transporter, with amino-acid sequence MTAVLDKPQKVSAVVGLLVLFEITSGFIQGGVAPLLPDLGAEMNISDANLNWVISVQLLAAAVSVPAFGRLGDLYGHRRMLRVALACVAVGSVLVVIAPNLTVLLAGRALLGPLAALLPLEIALVRDRLPVELARRAIARLVGALALGGLLGGVITAGLHQVIGDARLTLLIPAILAVICVPVSFLAVPETAKLATGKLDLPGVAVLSASMVALLSGISLLSSAAVTGAALALAGLAGFAGWIVLELRTAEPLVDLRALAGRHVAPFFLCSFVFGIVYFGSQAPDSTFLAADRADAGYGFGFTALQISLVALPAAVAAVVGSNLTAVIAGRFGYRPTLIAAFLTIAVTFLAQALFHDELWQLLLFKVPVGLAAGVALGAMPTVIAETADASRTGITTALYNNVKTLGGAVAGAVVAAILAALVQSGGTPTEGAYVVVWLMCSVLCVGAAAAAVFARRVESV
- a CDS encoding Lrp/AsnC family transcriptional regulator — its product is MTAETPETLTLDELDYQLLTALQLAPRADWQRIGAALGVDASTAARRWNRLFRSGHAWISCMPAQFALQSVVLAVIEVDCVAGRLPEVAAGLADDVNIVTLEHVTGARDLLIQAAFVDHVQLGRYLSLRLGMLPGVAASRTQIALTVHIEGSRWRLDRLSDGARQSLVEGRPTAVRPGHVLGDEDVRLMQVLSEDPRQPAVRIAERTGLSPTTVRRRLDRLDAERSLAYRCEVARYVSGYPISVSIWCTLPAGDTGRVVSKLSGMRETRFCATLSGSANLILVVWLRSVQEVAAFEARLAVQVPELRITDRAVALWVMKLGGHLLDPLGRKLRTVPLGFWNDPESDAAEGELLARLRQVVG
- a CDS encoding alpha/beta fold hydrolase, with amino-acid sequence MNRLWMVSLLLLAAPALWLAGPTVAAEPAPLRYVADPLPDPTGRRFLAADPRGDGRIVEVLGDLATARRAAILIPGVDTTMSNFDTGLGGVVARAPAWQARRLQSALTPGAPVAVIAWLGYDPPEGVRRDALREDRAATGALALERFVAGLVEQHPDLEITLIGHSYGSIVAARAAANLPPQVTDIVAIGSPGMGVADRAALHTGARVWAGSAPDDWTRRLPGIRIAGLGHGRLPIDPKFGALPLPCADVEGHDGYFKPGTSSLRAMAEIAASSPKRFREASM
- a CDS encoding M20 metallopeptidase family protein; this encodes MFTSSDALPYAERLIALRQALHREPELGLDLPLTQAKVLAALDGLPLEITRGAGLTSVTAVLRGGRPGPAVLLRGDMDALPVQEESGVGYASEIAGVMHACGHDLHTAGLVGAAHLLASRRDELDGDVVFMFQPGEEGQRGAKIMIEEGVLDAAGSRVVAAYALHVAATALPLGVFATRAGTVLAASDSVTVTVTGKGGHGSSPHLAVDPVPALCEMVTALQTMVTRTADAWDPAVLSVGSIHAGSANNVIPESGTFQATVRTFSAATHTAIRAGFERVVRGVADAHGVQVEIDYEENYPVTVNDATEADFVHRTVRGTFGAQRIFLAPRPLAGSEDFSFVLDEVPGAYLMLGAVPPGTDPASAPMNHAPQAVFDDRAVPEAAVALASLAAARLKQAAGLKQAAGLKQAAAAGPERAAAARQEQAAS
- a CDS encoding winged helix-turn-helix transcriptional regulator; the encoded protein is MGTRNEISELPPEADLARADSLAREIFSDLANKWAFLIIEFLGQRTLRFSELRNEIGGVSHKMLTQNLRMLERNGLVRRIVHPTVPPRVEYTLTEAGEGLRQVVDGMCGWTQRYLGHIEASRNRFGDDAAISAIARSDDVPGLK
- a CDS encoding DUF5994 family protein — its product is MDRHADAARLRLDPHPSRTTVLDGAWWPHSTDAATELPALVKALSDLRGEITHVLLNPAEWDLPHPPRAAAGRSVARLGWYTSQPAGLVTVMSDFGRDRFDLLVVPPGASQGSADAALTAAADGGDERRAPELLAGIERAG
- a CDS encoding RICIN domain-containing protein, with product MRSFLAATAGGLLAATALVASPASPALAAGETVNVYLTTTSDSGGRTVTRGLQQQAAINFGPAGGSANQTITVNEGVTYQTFEGGGASITDTTAYLMRGGPISAATRDAVMTKLFSPTEGIGLSFVRNPIGASDLSRPGNVSLDDTCCDLNDFGANGYDTDVRLLTQQARRLNPALRVKGVPWSAPGWMKDNGRMDQMGWLKWEHYPTYAQYLVKYIQSYQAAGVPVNYISVQNEPNCCQASNPAAMNYPGMSWNPAGLVEFTKNFVYPAFRAAGITTKVLIHDWNYGDYANFGAAILADPGVRNDPLFGGIAWHGYFGDPAVGSQVHDTYPAVRQFSTEHSGGTWIANQHNEDLADIVSYARNWSGSLVKWSLALNQNMGPHNGGCGTCTGLITVQEGGSRAGQVDYTVEYYTTGHLTKFVKPGAVRIESNNTAVQNVAWRNPDGSKALIAHNGGTSAQSVRVNWANQSFVYTLPARTTATFTWAGAGATQNAITGLAGKCVDVAGAAAANGTAIQLYTCNGTAAQQWTRASDGTLRSLGKCLDISGPSSSDGTPAHLWDCHSGSSQQWAYDTATQRLTNGYSGKCLDVTGNNSADGTRLQIWTCGGGANQKWVLK